One part of the Rutidosis leptorrhynchoides isolate AG116_Rl617_1_P2 chromosome 1, CSIRO_AGI_Rlap_v1, whole genome shotgun sequence genome encodes these proteins:
- the LOC139841817 gene encoding uncharacterized protein — translation MANDLIDKFTQRNAAEVKSGDNKRKWTGNFNSQTSKKQEVSMKGYQGKAPYCSRCERHRKGRCTVTCGKCKKIGHMTKNCWSKTTGTANPPATNNGAVKTCYECGQKGHFRNECLNKKGPEKGRGRAFNINAHEAREDPRLGYCFVSIESSCMLDKTHVPIDTKYCIELVNGKLMKANKLYKDCTLVLEGIPFLVDLMPIEIGSFDVVIGMDWLSKNRAKVVCFEKAIRIPLDNGENLMVYGDKTDVKLNLTSCMKAQKYLRKGYQAILAHVKEIEIEEKRIEDVPIVKEFPNVFPEELPGLAGYYKKFIEGFSKIARPLTALTHKGKKYE, via the exons ATGGCAAATGATCTCATAGATAAATTTACTCAACGGAATGCTGCTGAAGTGAAATCTGGGGATAATAAGAGGAAGTGGACTGGAAACTTTAACTCCCAGACATCCAAAAAGCAAGAAGTTTCTATGAAAGGATATCAAGGAAAAGCTCCTTATTGTTCAAGGTGTGAGAGGCATCGTAAGGGAAGATGCACTGTGACTTGTGGAAAGTGCAAGAAAATAGGGCACATGACCAAGAACTGCTGGTCAAAGACTACTGGTACTGCAAATCCTCCTGCTACTAATAATGGTGCTGTGAAGACGTGTTATGAGTGCGGTCAGAAGGGGCATTTTAGAAATGAATGTCTAAACAAGAAAGGACCAGAGAAAGGAAGAGGAAGAGCATTTAATATCAATGCTCACGAGGCTCGTGAGGACCCCCGACTtggttactg TTTCGTATCCATAGAATCTAGTTGCATGCTTGACAAAACCCATGTACCCATAGACACTAAGTACTGTATTGAACTGGTGAACGGTAAACTTATGAAGGCTAATAAACTCTACAAAGACTGTACCTTAGTTTTAGAAGGAATACCATTTTTGGTGGACCTAATGCCTATTGAAATAGGAAGCTTTGACGTAGTAATAGGAATGGACTGGTTGTCTAAGAATAGAGCCAAAGTAGTGTGTTTCGAGAAGGCGATTCGTATACCCCTTGATAATGGTGAGAATTTGATGGTTTATGGGGATAAAACTGACGTAAAACTTAACCTGACTtcgtgcatgaaggcacaaaagtatTTAAGGAAAGGCTATCAAGCTATCCTTGCACATGTGAAAGAGATCGAGATCGAAGAAAAGAGAATTGAAGATGTACCAATCGTTAAAGAATTTCCGAACGTCTTTCCCGAAGAActacctg gtcttgctggctattacaagAAATTCATTGAAGGGTTCTCTAAAATTGCACGACCATTGACTgccttgactcataagggcaagaaataTGAGTGA
- the LOC139841810 gene encoding uncharacterized protein, which yields MWRHYLYGTKCTIFTDHKSLQHILNQKQLNMRQRRRVELLNDYDCDIRYHPGKANVVANALIQKERAKPLRVRALNLIVHTNLTTQIRDAQLEALKEENKKEESLRGLDKQFEIKGDGTCYFSRRIWVPKIGEVRKNVLDEAHKTRFWKSLQEAFGMQLDMSTAYHPQTDGQSERTIQTLEDMLRGCVIDFGKGWDRFLPLSKFSYNNSYHSMAYRLELPEQLTGIHDTFHVSNLKMCLAEEDHFIPLDEIQVDDKLNFIEKPSEIIDRNVKGLRQSRIPIIKVRWNTLRGPETTWECEDHMAEKNPPLFANKTPDDRHDQI from the exons atgtggagacactatctttatggaaccaagtgtACCATCTTTACTgatcataagagtttacagcatatTCTGAACCAAAAACAACTCAACATGAGGCAACGACGCAgggttgagttattaaatgattacgattgtgacatCCGATACCACcctggtaaagcaaatgtggtggcTAATGCCTTAATCCAAAAGGAAAGGGCTAAACCCTTACGAGTCAGAGCTTTAAATCTGATTGTCCATACCAATTTGACTACACAAATCCGAGATGCCCAACTTGAAGCGCTTAAAGAAGAAAATAAGAAGGAAGAATCTCTTAGAGGTTTAGACAAGCAGTTCGAAATTAAAGGAGATGGAACTTGTTATTTTTCCCGAAGAATTtgggtcccaaaaattggcgaagtaAGAAAGAATGTgcttgatgaggcacataagacaag attctggaagTCGTTACAAGAAGCTTTTGGAATGcagttagacatgagtactgcttaccatcctcaaacagatggaCAAAGCGAGAGAACTATTCAAACGCTCGAAGATATGTTACGAggctgtgttattgattttggaaaaggaTGGGACCGATTCCTGCCATTATCTAAGTTTTCAtataataacagctaccattcaa TGGCCTATCGACTAGAATTACCTGAACAACTCACTGGAATACACGATACGTTTCATGTGTCGAATTTGAAAATGTGCTTAGCGGAGGAGGACCATTTCATCCCACTTGATGAAATCCAAGTTGACGACAAACTGAACTTtattgaaaaaccctcggaaatcaTTGACCGAAACGTCAAAGGACTTCGTCAAAGTAGAATACCAATCATTAAAGTTCGATGGAACACACTTCGAGGACCCGAGACCacgtgggaatgtgaagatcacATGGCAGAGAAAAATCCTCCTTTATTTGCAAACAAAACGCCTGATGACCGCCACGACCAAATTTAG